In Flavobacterium sp. N3904, one DNA window encodes the following:
- a CDS encoding ATP-binding protein, with the protein MMKNNSTYLGSVQDVSGTTIRVAMVNDSLSGLTYVDGEGYKIGQIGSFVKIPIGYNYLFGIITQVGASAVPENQSSNQPYGNRWMTIQLVGEGQRTGEFQRGISQYPTISDEVHLVSEIDLKRIYGQPDKPYFVNVGHIAGAESIPALIDVNKLITRHSAVVGTTGSGKSTTVASLLNALSDTEKYPSSRILVFDLHGEYGKALKDKAHIFKVNPDKSAGSEEKELLIPFWALNFEELVEISFGKFNNDKDQNAVLERILQEKLKSITNYPKSGIQSDSLNVDSPIPFSLNHLWYNLYTETLGKFYRDRNNNPLAYETNATGVEMIGNPTTASPPIFKNILTSGTDRIQYLQDTPLTSGQQLHSLGSKLRVPRFDFIFKPGDWTPNEDGSTAKDLDELIKDWIGSDKPITILDLSGVPITILNTIIGVLLRIIYDGLFWARNLSQGGKERPLLLVMEEAHNYLNSEGSALSIVQRIVKEGRKYGIGTMIVSQRPSEINSTILSQCGTFFALRLSNSADRSHITSAVSDNLEGLTSMLPILKTGEAIIIGESVKLPMRTIIKAPPRDKRPDSQDPIIFDEVDTNESLLPGGWGNMMEKNPNYEEFIETWRAQNPKINKIK; encoded by the coding sequence ATGATGAAAAATAACTCTACATATTTAGGATCGGTTCAAGATGTTAGTGGAACTACTATTAGAGTAGCTATGGTTAATGATTCATTGTCAGGATTAACATATGTTGATGGAGAAGGATACAAAATTGGACAAATTGGAAGTTTTGTCAAAATTCCAATTGGATATAACTATTTATTTGGAATTATAACACAAGTTGGAGCAAGTGCTGTTCCTGAAAATCAATCTTCAAACCAACCATATGGTAATCGATGGATGACAATACAACTTGTTGGGGAAGGTCAAAGAACAGGAGAGTTTCAGAGAGGAATATCTCAATACCCTACTATAAGCGATGAAGTACATTTAGTTTCTGAAATTGATTTAAAAAGAATATATGGTCAACCCGACAAACCTTATTTTGTAAATGTTGGTCATATTGCTGGCGCTGAATCGATCCCCGCTTTAATCGACGTCAACAAACTTATAACTAGACATTCTGCTGTTGTAGGAACAACAGGTTCAGGTAAATCAACTACTGTAGCAAGTTTACTAAATGCTTTGTCAGATACTGAAAAATATCCATCATCGAGGATTTTGGTTTTTGATCTTCACGGGGAGTATGGAAAAGCACTTAAGGACAAAGCTCATATTTTTAAGGTTAATCCGGATAAGAGTGCTGGAAGTGAAGAAAAGGAATTATTAATTCCTTTCTGGGCATTGAATTTTGAAGAATTAGTTGAAATAAGTTTTGGGAAATTTAATAATGATAAAGATCAAAATGCAGTTTTAGAAAGAATACTTCAAGAGAAGCTTAAAAGTATAACTAACTACCCCAAGTCTGGAATACAATCCGATTCATTAAATGTTGATTCCCCAATTCCTTTTAGTTTAAATCATCTTTGGTATAACCTATACACAGAAACTCTTGGTAAATTTTATCGAGATAGAAACAATAACCCATTAGCTTATGAAACTAATGCAACTGGAGTCGAGATGATAGGTAATCCAACCACTGCATCACCACCCATTTTTAAAAATATTCTTACTTCAGGTACCGACAGGATTCAATATCTTCAAGATACCCCTTTAACTAGCGGACAACAATTACATTCTCTGGGCTCAAAATTAAGAGTCCCTAGATTTGATTTTATATTTAAACCTGGAGATTGGACACCTAATGAAGATGGTTCAACGGCTAAAGATTTAGATGAATTAATAAAAGACTGGATAGGAAGCGATAAACCAATAACAATATTAGATTTATCAGGTGTACCTATAACTATTTTAAATACAATTATTGGTGTATTACTACGAATAATTTATGATGGATTATTTTGGGCTAGAAATCTATCTCAAGGAGGTAAAGAACGTCCATTGTTATTGGTCATGGAAGAAGCACATAATTATTTAAATTCTGAAGGTAGTGCATTATCAATTGTTCAAAGAATAGTTAAAGAAGGTAGAAAATATGGCATTGGAACTATGATTGTCAGTCAAAGACCTTCTGAAATAAACTCAACAATTCTTTCTCAATGTGGTACTTTTTTTGCCTTAAGACTTTCAAATTCTGCTGACCGTTCACATATCACTAGTGCGGTAAGTGATAATTTAGAAGGATTAACTAGTATGTTACCCATTTTAAAAACAGGTGAAGCAATAATTATAGGAGAATCTGTAAAACTACCCATGAGAACAATAATTAAAGCACCTCCGAGAGATAAAAGACCCGATAGCCAAGATCCAATAATTTTTGATGAAGTAGATACTAATGAATCATTACTTCCAGGTGGTTGGGGTAATATGATGGAAAAAAATCCTAATTACGAAGAATTTATTGAAACATGGAGAGCTCAAAACCCTAAAATTAACAAAATAAAATAA
- a CDS encoding KTSC domain-containing protein has product MNRKSVTSSNIASIGYDDSSETLEIEFKNGGIYQYFDVPEKIYNGIMSASSHGEYLAQNIKGYYRYSKV; this is encoded by the coding sequence ATGAACAGAAAATCAGTAACATCGTCAAACATAGCTTCAATTGGCTATGATGACTCTTCAGAAACATTAGAAATTGAATTCAAAAACGGTGGAATTTACCAGTATTTTGATGTCCCTGAAAAAATTTACAACGGAATAATGTCTGCTAGCTCACATGGAGAGTATCTTGCTCAAAATATAAAAGGTTATTACAGATACTCAAAAGTATAA
- a CDS encoding GIY-YIG nuclease family protein, with protein MRTDLNNEFDSKIFNLEFETIRQWAKDNLEIGNVLRGLTNECFALSANFEQSYEIQFVYVQFSDEHPGYMLELNFKENNFYNILLLFSLEITKINKKLEVLSVYNTFIHQLRTFFEANDIMTVTTSALQRSGKGILISPSEIEIIKTYDQVKFYRSFLATENYKNLATDLEYVYIMMNCDDFTFKIGQSKTPTYRERTLRSKEPNVVLLKAWQCDKKIEKELHKMYQKNRVRGEWFKFDFGEFCEINGKILRLIEISKNK; from the coding sequence ATGAGAACAGATTTAAATAATGAATTTGATAGTAAAATATTTAATCTCGAATTTGAAACAATTAGGCAATGGGCAAAAGATAATCTAGAAATTGGTAATGTTCTTAGAGGGCTAACAAATGAATGTTTTGCTTTATCAGCGAATTTTGAACAATCTTATGAAATTCAATTTGTGTACGTTCAATTTTCAGATGAACATCCAGGTTACATGTTAGAATTAAATTTTAAAGAAAATAATTTTTACAATATTTTACTTCTCTTTTCATTGGAAATTACCAAAATTAATAAAAAACTAGAAGTCTTATCAGTCTACAATACATTCATACATCAACTACGAACCTTCTTTGAAGCAAATGATATCATGACGGTTACCACATCTGCTCTTCAAAGATCAGGAAAAGGAATTTTGATTTCGCCTTCAGAAATAGAAATTATAAAAACATACGATCAAGTAAAATTTTACAGAAGTTTTTTAGCAACAGAAAATTATAAAAATTTGGCTACTGATTTGGAATATGTATATATAATGATGAATTGTGATGACTTTACTTTTAAAATCGGACAAAGTAAAACTCCTACATATAGAGAAAGGACATTACGGTCTAAGGAACCAAATGTTGTTCTATTAAAAGCATGGCAATGCGATAAAAAAATTGAAAAAGAACTTCATAAAATGTATCAAAAAAATCGTGTAAGAGGAGAGTGGTTTAAATTTGATTTTGGCGAATTCTGCGAAATTAATGGCAAAATACTTCGTTTAATTGAAATAAGTAAGAACAAATAA
- a CDS encoding S1/P1 nuclease — protein MKKYILFTILCALLVMPTKTLAWGKKGHALVAEVAFNYLDKKTKDIVLGYLDGMSIEDAANWMDDIKDDHSYDFMKPYHYVNIDKGAEVFERSGSNIIFILNQTIKELQNNKNLTKQEVKTKMLIVFHLVGDLHQPLHVGYGSDKGGNTVQVNYKGQGSNLHSFWDSGIIYDRNVTLKDCLGANKFSPAAMTKLQTIDVIAWSKESRSLLDTIYNTGGAKIKDNYVDASVIIIEAQIQKAGIRLAAILNYSFK, from the coding sequence ATGAAAAAATACATTTTATTTACTATTCTATGCGCTCTTTTGGTAATGCCAACTAAAACTTTGGCATGGGGTAAAAAGGGTCATGCTTTGGTAGCCGAAGTTGCTTTTAATTATTTGGATAAAAAAACTAAAGATATCGTTTTGGGTTATTTAGACGGTATGAGTATTGAAGATGCTGCCAATTGGATGGATGATATAAAGGACGATCATAGTTATGATTTTATGAAACCCTATCATTATGTTAATATTGATAAAGGAGCAGAAGTGTTTGAAAGATCTGGAAGTAACATTATTTTCATTTTGAATCAAACCATTAAAGAGCTACAAAATAATAAAAACCTGACTAAACAAGAGGTTAAAACCAAAATGCTAATTGTTTTTCATTTAGTTGGTGACTTGCATCAACCCTTGCATGTGGGGTATGGTTCTGATAAAGGAGGTAATACCGTGCAGGTCAATTATAAAGGGCAGGGGTCAAACCTTCATTCTTTTTGGGATTCCGGCATTATATATGACAGGAATGTAACTTTAAAGGACTGTTTGGGAGCTAATAAATTTTCTCCTGCAGCAATGACTAAATTGCAAACCATAGATGTTATTGCTTGGTCTAAAGAATCTCGAAGCTTACTCGATACTATTTACAATACAGGAGGAGCAAAAATAAAGGATAACTATGTTGATGCTAGTGTAATCATAATTGAAGCACAAATTCAAAAAGCTGGCATTCGATTAGCGGCAATATTAAACTACTCTTTCAAATAA
- a CDS encoding DUF4062 domain-containing protein has translation MKIFLSSTCYDLVDIRAELERFLKEKGHELLLSDRATFPVEIGIHRHDVCINNVQNCDLFILIVDGRFGAPYYKDENLSITWAEFNEALRTERKIIPFVRKDVFNERQSYRHNLKKGNSFEPFFADTIRVFDLMGEIQRHEGGFWIEQFENSVEIKDRLENLIKTGHSFLNVGPQAIVSYYDQIPLTEVSGSTASYITKFVTNDKVEAINEELLNKAISSIPEGTKPFGELLGFEQIPGGNDYYYYRPMKHSGDEGEIIIGITPTALGDAVRKELIDLKANLKNKNGG, from the coding sequence ATGAAAATATTTTTATCATCGACCTGTTACGACCTAGTTGACATAAGAGCGGAACTTGAAAGATTTCTAAAAGAAAAAGGGCACGAATTACTTCTAAGCGATCGAGCAACTTTTCCAGTTGAAATTGGAATTCACAGACACGATGTTTGTATAAACAACGTACAAAATTGTGACCTTTTCATCTTAATAGTTGACGGAAGATTTGGAGCCCCTTATTACAAAGACGAAAATTTATCGATTACTTGGGCAGAATTTAATGAAGCATTAAGAACAGAGAGAAAAATAATACCATTTGTCAGAAAGGATGTTTTTAATGAAAGACAATCTTATCGTCATAATTTAAAAAAAGGTAATTCATTCGAGCCTTTTTTTGCAGACACAATAAGGGTTTTTGACTTAATGGGCGAAATTCAAAGGCACGAAGGCGGATTTTGGATAGAACAATTTGAAAATTCAGTTGAAATCAAAGATAGACTTGAAAACTTAATTAAAACAGGACATTCGTTTTTAAATGTCGGTCCACAAGCAATCGTAAGTTATTACGACCAAATACCACTGACAGAAGTTAGTGGTTCAACAGCATCATATATCACCAAGTTCGTTACGAATGACAAAGTTGAAGCGATAAATGAAGAGTTACTTAATAAAGCAATTAGTTCAATACCTGAAGGAACAAAACCATTTGGTGAACTTTTAGGTTTTGAGCAAATTCCCGGTGGAAATGACTACTATTATTATAGACCAATGAAACATTCCGGAGATGAAGGGGAAATTATTATTGGTATAACCCCAACAGCATTAGGCGACGCAGTAAGAAAAGAACTGATTGACTTGAAAGCTAACCTGAAAAACAAAAACGGTGGCTAA
- a CDS encoding DEAD/DEAH box helicase, with translation MNQPQQFSLEIPFEASFKLDEPLYYFKDSKDCGSFRQVALKAGSHNLTLTHKKDSVYLVQDVEGNSFTASVTFKQGIYKFSGLAEHSIEYSKQDFNLYRNGTNGYSLRPAQSGALYSLLSHWSLSYDACTIVLPTGTGKTETMLVAVLADNAQRVLVVVPTKDLKKQLSQKFETWGMLRQLGVISGATSNPKVLILDKIISSSKDILDIQSAEIIVTTPGLIARASFSLLDALKGTFSHIFFDEAHHVAAAGWKRIKTQFEDSKIVQFTATPFRNDKKPIEGKILYNYSLARALKDNCFSKISLISVDERHPKRKDKAIADAAIQRLKEDRTNGWTRHKVMVRTEKSKHAEELYKSYKEWFPDERIVVVHNETKGQAKIVEEIKRGLYDIVICVDMLKEGFDYPDFKIAAVHKLHKSLAVLLQFIGRFTRTQEGLGDASFVVNFADENLSVELENLLQEGSGWEEVISEIADARKADAESLLSFLQGCKPFSGFDSPDTELNPKLVYPALSCMCYRAAKVDWNNFKLAFNLSKYALTQPYYNPDENVFYFTTQKREKVKWARTDKLRDQTWNLIVIYFDAVSQLLYIGFSEKTLEIDKVVECLTGSKPDRVSGDPVFRAFDSINRLSIVHAGIFKPASHLHRYSRLSGSDVTTELSRWKSGTRCQKSDFVGVGFRDGFPVSVGASVKGKIWSPARVGDLKQWKSWCIQVGKLITDESIDSNKLLEDSAEKTELKLYPDNLIVMACDWSEDLYDKIHKVIVGSGSISYLLSEAYIKLLSVKDDKAQFVFYLQNEKIEFSIRLGGERGHSIEGLDKSRFFVEGLRSEPMELKEFFEKYPPTMFLLNGDTISGCIWTQYAQVAAVRIPDDRIESLGWEEVQYSAESMYKGSLQRENSVQEYMMKRLVNQGAKVVFNDDNSGESADIVAIFHDADTIRFEMVHCKYSKNTAGSRLLDLYEVCGQAIVSLRYKWKPEELLKHMERRDNTGVLKGRRFYYGTKADIENIRKALRYSEVKFEFAVAQPGVNVKKLNGEMTDFLSSVYSTVVDMTETKLKCYFNSK, from the coding sequence ATGAACCAACCGCAACAGTTTAGCCTCGAAATACCATTTGAGGCAAGTTTTAAATTAGATGAACCGCTTTATTATTTTAAAGATTCTAAAGATTGCGGCAGCTTTCGCCAAGTTGCCCTTAAAGCTGGATCGCATAATTTAACATTAACCCATAAGAAAGATTCTGTTTATCTAGTACAAGATGTTGAAGGAAATTCCTTTACAGCTTCGGTTACTTTCAAACAAGGGATTTATAAATTTAGTGGCTTAGCCGAACATTCTATTGAATATTCGAAACAAGATTTTAATTTATACAGGAATGGAACAAATGGTTATTCTTTAAGACCTGCTCAGTCTGGAGCTTTGTATTCTCTATTATCCCATTGGTCTTTAAGTTATGATGCATGCACTATCGTACTTCCAACTGGTACTGGAAAGACGGAAACCATGTTGGTGGCGGTATTAGCGGATAATGCGCAAAGGGTATTGGTAGTCGTACCGACAAAGGATTTAAAAAAGCAGTTGTCTCAAAAATTTGAAACTTGGGGTATGCTGCGACAACTAGGAGTAATAAGCGGTGCTACTTCAAACCCTAAGGTGCTTATATTGGATAAAATTATTTCCAGTTCTAAGGATATATTGGATATACAATCAGCAGAAATAATTGTCACTACTCCGGGATTAATTGCGAGGGCAAGTTTCTCACTACTGGACGCACTGAAAGGTACTTTTTCCCATATTTTCTTTGATGAGGCGCATCATGTTGCAGCGGCGGGCTGGAAAAGAATAAAAACACAGTTTGAAGATTCAAAAATTGTACAATTTACGGCAACTCCATTTAGAAATGACAAGAAGCCAATAGAGGGCAAAATTCTCTATAATTATTCTTTAGCAAGAGCACTAAAGGATAATTGTTTTTCAAAAATTTCTTTGATATCGGTTGATGAAAGACATCCTAAAAGAAAAGATAAAGCAATCGCTGACGCCGCAATACAAAGGCTGAAAGAAGACAGGACAAATGGATGGACTAGGCACAAGGTTATGGTCAGGACAGAAAAGAGCAAACATGCGGAAGAACTATATAAGAGCTACAAAGAATGGTTTCCTGATGAGAGGATTGTTGTAGTTCACAATGAGACGAAAGGGCAGGCAAAGATTGTTGAAGAGATAAAAAGAGGCCTATATGATATTGTCATATGTGTTGATATGCTTAAAGAGGGTTTTGACTATCCTGATTTTAAAATTGCAGCTGTGCATAAGCTTCATAAATCGTTGGCGGTCCTGCTTCAGTTTATTGGGCGATTTACCAGAACGCAGGAAGGTTTGGGAGATGCCTCATTTGTTGTAAATTTTGCAGATGAAAACTTATCTGTGGAATTGGAGAATTTATTGCAGGAAGGTTCTGGATGGGAAGAAGTTATCAGTGAAATAGCTGATGCCAGAAAAGCTGATGCGGAATCTTTGTTATCTTTTTTACAGGGCTGTAAACCTTTTTCAGGTTTTGATTCTCCTGATACAGAGTTAAACCCGAAGCTTGTTTATCCTGCCTTGAGCTGTATGTGCTACAGAGCAGCGAAGGTTGATTGGAATAATTTTAAGCTTGCATTCAATCTTTCTAAATACGCTCTTACCCAACCATATTATAACCCTGATGAAAACGTTTTTTATTTTACCACTCAGAAAAGAGAGAAGGTAAAATGGGCCAGAACAGATAAGCTGCGTGATCAGACTTGGAATTTAATAGTAATCTATTTTGATGCTGTGTCGCAATTGCTTTATATCGGATTTTCAGAAAAAACTCTTGAAATAGATAAAGTAGTAGAATGCCTCACTGGATCCAAGCCAGATCGCGTGTCAGGAGATCCTGTTTTCAGAGCATTTGACTCTATAAATCGACTAAGTATAGTGCATGCAGGGATTTTTAAGCCGGCTAGTCATTTGCATCGTTATTCAAGATTAAGCGGTTCAGATGTTACCACAGAACTAAGCAGGTGGAAGAGCGGGACAAGATGCCAGAAATCCGATTTTGTAGGAGTGGGGTTTAGAGATGGTTTTCCTGTGAGTGTCGGCGCCTCGGTTAAAGGGAAAATTTGGAGCCCGGCAAGAGTTGGTGATTTAAAACAATGGAAATCATGGTGCATTCAGGTAGGTAAGCTTATTACTGATGAGTCGATAGATTCGAATAAATTATTAGAAGATTCTGCTGAAAAGACTGAGTTAAAGCTTTATCCTGATAACTTAATTGTAATGGCTTGTGATTGGTCAGAGGATCTTTATGATAAAATACATAAAGTTATAGTGGGTTCAGGTTCAATTTCTTATCTGCTTAGTGAGGCATATATTAAGCTTTTAAGTGTTAAGGATGATAAGGCTCAGTTTGTTTTTTATCTACAGAATGAGAAAATAGAGTTTAGCATCAGGCTTGGAGGTGAAAGAGGGCATAGTATTGAGGGATTGGATAAGAGTCGTTTTTTTGTTGAAGGATTAAGAAGCGAGCCAATGGAGTTAAAAGAATTCTTTGAAAAGTATCCGCCAACGATGTTCCTGTTAAATGGCGACACTATCTCGGGATGTATTTGGACTCAATATGCCCAAGTTGCTGCCGTCAGGATTCCTGATGACAGAATTGAATCCTTAGGATGGGAAGAAGTCCAATACAGTGCTGAGTCGATGTATAAGGGCAGTTTGCAGCGTGAAAATTCTGTGCAGGAGTATATGATGAAGAGATTAGTTAACCAAGGAGCAAAAGTAGTTTTTAATGATGATAATTCAGGCGAGTCAGCTGATATAGTTGCAATATTTCATGATGCAGATACCATCAGATTTGAAATGGTTCATTGTAAATACTCAAAAAATACTGCTGGTTCCAGACTTTTAGATTTATATGAAGTCTGCGGACAGGCTATTGTGTCCTTAAGATATAAATGGAAACCAGAAGAGCTGTTAAAGCATATGGAAAGGCGTGATAATACAGGTGTCTTAAAAGGAAGAAGGTTTTATTATGGAACTAAAGCTGATATTGAGAATATTAGAAAGGCACTTCGATATAGCGAGGTAAAGTTTGAATTTGCAGTTGCGCAGCCAGGTGTAAACGTTAAAAAATTAAATGGTGAGATGACGGATTTTTTAAGTTCTGTATATTCAACGGTTGTTGACATGACAGAAACCAAATTGAAATGTTATTTTAATAGTAAATAG
- a CDS encoding ImmA/IrrE family metallo-endopeptidase, with amino-acid sequence MVTVNDKILEARANKFRRENGIASDVAIDFENLLRSLDVLTVFRPLNSAFSGMALKTQNNNFMLINSNVSRGRQHFTIGHELYHLFIQTGFSFQMCNAGKFDKKDKEEFNADVFSSYLLLPEPAIIKQIPEEELAWGGEISLGTVIKLEQYFGVSRRALMIRLDKIGLIRKDCSHWLNGIAKSAVEFGYTDKLYKKSSEERVVGNYGIKAKELYDKGIISESHYHSLMYDINIDIDNLNLDEDDKDI; translated from the coding sequence ATGGTAACAGTAAATGATAAAATATTAGAAGCACGTGCGAATAAGTTTAGACGAGAAAATGGAATTGCGTCTGATGTTGCGATTGATTTCGAAAATCTATTGCGATCATTGGATGTTCTTACGGTTTTCAGGCCTTTAAACAGTGCTTTTTCAGGGATGGCTTTGAAAACCCAGAACAATAATTTTATGCTTATTAATTCCAATGTTTCTAGAGGAAGGCAACACTTTACAATTGGACATGAATTGTATCATTTATTTATCCAAACCGGATTTAGTTTTCAAATGTGTAATGCCGGTAAGTTTGATAAAAAAGACAAAGAGGAATTTAATGCTGATGTCTTTAGTTCTTACCTGTTATTGCCGGAGCCAGCAATAATAAAGCAAATACCAGAAGAAGAATTGGCCTGGGGAGGGGAAATTTCGTTAGGTACAGTTATAAAATTAGAACAGTATTTTGGAGTTTCCCGAAGAGCTTTAATGATACGACTGGATAAAATTGGCTTAATTAGAAAGGATTGTTCCCATTGGTTGAATGGAATAGCGAAGAGTGCAGTTGAGTTTGGATATACTGACAAATTGTACAAAAAGAGTTCTGAAGAGCGAGTTGTTGGTAATTATGGCATCAAAGCAAAGGAATTGTATGATAAAGGAATTATATCGGAAAGTCATTATCATTCTCTAATGTACGACATCAATATTGATATCGACAATTTAAATTTGGATGAGGATGACAAAGATATCTAG
- a CDS encoding helix-turn-helix domain-containing protein: protein MMEATTGLVMKGLREKYGYTQDKVADYLGLKNREMISFYENEEREVPLEVLEKLSDLFGVELDVFFVDDIDEAVAEVVFAFRKDDFEGDDMENMAAFGKIVKNYLKINNLYGNSK, encoded by the coding sequence ATGATGGAAGCAACAACAGGACTGGTAATGAAAGGTTTGCGAGAGAAATATGGATATACGCAGGATAAAGTTGCAGATTATTTAGGATTGAAAAATAGAGAAATGATTAGCTTTTATGAAAATGAAGAAAGAGAAGTTCCTCTTGAAGTATTAGAAAAACTGTCTGATTTATTTGGTGTTGAGTTGGATGTTTTTTTTGTTGATGATATAGATGAGGCAGTAGCGGAAGTTGTTTTTGCTTTTAGGAAGGATGATTTTGAAGGGGATGACATGGAAAACATGGCTGCTTTTGGCAAAATTGTAAAAAATTATTTAAAGATTAATAATTTGTATGGTAACAGTAAATGA